In Engraulis encrasicolus isolate BLACKSEA-1 chromosome 24, IST_EnEncr_1.0, whole genome shotgun sequence, a single genomic region encodes these proteins:
- the irf1a gene encoding interferon regulatory factor 1a — protein sequence MQGGKGYEEDSVSYRTKMHKGRLRLRPWLEEQINSRKYPGVVWLDEQARVFQIPWKHAARHGWSIDKDASLFRNWAIHTGRYKPGIDNPDPKTWKANFRCALNSLPNVRELPDRSMKKGSNAYRVYVILPGNRNERRRKGLWPSDARIKSEPPPPALTTDLNLPLKRFTEAFSKYRGDEPELPCDIVHRRGHYSSLTSTKGQQASKEDPPDLMHSSTEAHALSNTNMDIPYSNHGQEQAEAIMKIVDYLENKDHLIPPVELEQSWSKAAVSTAWAGRLCEYY from the exons ATGCAAGGAGGAAAAGGATATGAG GAGGATTCAGTAAGCTACCGCACAAAGATGCACAAAGGTCGTCTACGCCTTCGACCCTGGCTGGAGGAGCAGATTAACTCTAGAAAGTACCCAGGAGTCGTGTGGCTCGATGAG CAAGCCAGGGTTTTCCAGATTCCGTGGAAGCATGCTGCTCGGCATGGCTGGAGTATAGACAAGGACGCCTCTCTATTTCGCAACTGGGCGATTCACACGG GCAGATATAAACCAGGCATAGACAACCCAGACCCCAAGACCTGGAAAGCCAATTTTCGCTGTGCACTGAACTCGCTGCCCAACGTGAGGGAGTTGCCAGACAGGAGCATGAAGAAAGGCAGCAATGCCTACCGGGTGTACGTCATCCTACCTGGCAACCGCAACGAAAGGAGAAGAAAAG GTCTGTGGCCCTCTGATGCTCGCATCAAAAGTGAACCCCCGCCGCCAGCACTCACGACAGATCTCAATCTCCCCCTGAAAAGATTCACAG AAGCTTTCTCAAAGTACAGAGGAGATGAACCTGAGCTCCCTTGCGACATTGTCCATCGAAGAGGCCATTACTCCTCGTTGACCTCCACCAAGGGACAGCAGGCCTCCAAAGAGGACCCCCCTGATTTGATGCACTCCAGCACTGAAGCACATG CCCTTTCCAACACCAACATGGACATCCCATACTCAAATCATGGCCAAGAGCAAGCAGAGGCGATCATGAAG ATAGTTGATTATCTGGAAAATAAGGACCACCTGATCCCCCCTGTGGAGTTGGAGCAAAGCTGGAGCAAAGCTGCAGTGAGCACCGCTTGGGCAGGCCGCTTATGTGAGTATTACTag